One genomic window of Hippocampus zosterae strain Florida chromosome 12, ASM2543408v3, whole genome shotgun sequence includes the following:
- the scel gene encoding sciellin isoform X1 produces the protein MSSSLLKDDSWIRKDEDEYEAVDRDPNFGSSVLTQYRSTDSLNSPVAENKQIARSTSVQALSKRFSGSQDDLPTSSYSKSRVSYTQSSPSYRRNDEPNSSTTTTTVSKDGKITETTITSSLRKSPPKTSTFSERVQSFSKGAEDKLYDTLIPNAIKDETGDSRTRLSSSETRTLTRSINGPEDELYDTLLAKGISSAQSSSSYSTSSVTKRETVTMESSVAPLTTSYTSRSYTDEIPSARVTSYSVSSNLPSDDYSSKSGSYYYSSSTSSKPTYEYTSISNPTEYSSTTYRSTSLSDQMLSNPTTSVKTVYTSPDRTTLERELCTYCHKPFNGDAKMILDEMKISCHTFCFKCEVCNGTLGHLKAGDSMWVYNHMVHCQNCFDVTREKWRH, from the exons ATGTCTTCCTCTCTGCTAAAAGACGACAGTTGGATCAGAAAAGACGAGGATGAGTACGAAGCCGTTGA CCGAGATCCAAACTTTGGCTCATCTGTCCTCACCCAATACAGATCCACCGATAGTTTAAACAG CCCTGTggcagaaaataaacaaattgccAGATCAACGTCTGTACAGGCTCTCAGCAAGAG ATTCAGTGGGAGTCAGGATGACCTGCCAACCAG CTCCTACTCCAAATCCCGAGTCTCCTACACTCAGAG CTCCCCCTCCTACAGGAGAAACGATGAACCCAATTCAAG caccaccaccaccacagtgAGCAAGGATGGCAAAATCACCGAAACCACAATCACCAGCAGTCTTAG AAAAAGTCCCCCCAAGACTTCAACATTCAGTGAGCGGGTGCAGTCCTTCAGCAAAGG TGCTGAGGACAAACTGTATGATACGCTCATCCCCAATGCGATCAAAGATGAAACTGGAGACAG CAGAACAAGGCTCTCCAGCAGCGAGACTAGGACTTTGACAAGAAGCATTAACGG GCCTGAAGATGAGCTCTACGACACCCTGCTGGCAAAGGGCATCTCTTCCGCTCAGTCATCTTCATCTTACAG CACCTCGAGCGTGACGAAGAGAGAGACAGTGACTATGGAGAGTAGCGTAGCACCGCTAACTACATCCTATACCAG CCGCTCTTACACTGATGAAATTCCCAGCGCCCGCGTCACCTCGTACAGTGTCAGCAGCAACCTGCCCAG TGACGACTACAGCAGCAAAAGCGGCAGCTACTACTACAGCTCCTCAACCTCGTCCAAGCCCACCTACGAATACACCAGTATCAGCAACCCCACTGAATATAGTTCCACCACATACAGGAG CACCAGCTTGTCTGACCAGATGCTCTCGAATCCCACGACGTCCGTCAAGACCGTCTACACCAGTCCTGACAG GACAACCCTGGAAAGGGAACTTTGCACTTACTGCCATAAGCCCTTCAATGGTGATGCCAAGATGATCCTGGATGAAATGAAGATCAGCTGCCATACTTTCTGCttcaag TGTGAGGTGTGCAACGGTACTCTGGGCCACCTGAAAGCGGGCGATAGCATGTGGGTGTACAACCACATGGTGCATTGCCAGAACTGCTTCGACGTGACCAGAG AGAAATGGCGCCACTGA
- the slain1a gene encoding SLAIN motif-containing protein 1a, with amino-acid sequence MDAEVLLGPPVMADVNGNNKLANAELEVLKLQELVRKLEKQNEQLRSRANAVNNCPVASRHHHPLHNHLHVQTGSPPTCLAPAKEPFPAKCESQCPREPFAYFQPSSSSPDSAEEEENESEDGGTTVLDEVDVLDLNTVLTVSEPDSWLYVSTKAKQHGGDSSRGLSPLQWCRQVLDHPGPEVELARMTLCHRLDQAKRWRGVSPVRPHSCIYGLSTLSCPVLPYSKPAAITDTTALAQSPSSSGPALPLRPNLSLDRAPTFLSNSTLHNFGQRHAAISPQSSLDSEAGISEMEDDSISMGYKLQDMTDVEVMARLQEESLRQDYASTSATVSRRCSSFSLNSLRRSDVDLEEDDEEDEDEGYDQLPPPQPRLFRTGSVQRGSLPHSHTFSSFRDCRRSSTASSFSLGGLAPYTGAASLSGETHAAYRNSADIRLRRSMPNLMRAPSMPSVPSIPSVPSMQCLASPVTPPSHGPSSLPTMSSLRSSLSFDSSSSLARLQSSIPLPGQLSQRVQSVGNFPATSRQPLKATAYVSPTVLQGPSALSSSTSLHSIPGSTPLPQPLKPTASSVPQPIKTPAAAAPSAVPRSSLPRPASFVALGGAPRSSKIIQPTRSLLTPPKSLTSLSTLRDASWKDGCY; translated from the exons ATGGACGCCGAGGTGCTACTGGGGCCCCCCGTGATGGCGGACGTGAACGGCAACAATAAGCTGGCCAACGCCGAGCTGGAGGTGCTCAAACTGCAGGAGCTGGTCCGCAAGCTGGAGAAGCAAAACGAGCAGCTGCGGAGCAGGGCCAACGCGGTCAACAATTGTCCCGTCGCCTCCCGCCATCACCATCCCCTCCACAACCACCTCCATGTCCAGACGGGCTCACCGCCCACTTGCCTGGCCCCAGCCAAGGAGCCTTTCCCGGCTAAGTGTGAGAGCCAGTGCCCCCGGGAGCCCTTCGCCTATTTTCAGCCCAGTTCGTCGTCTCCCGATTCcgccgaggaggaggaaaacGAGTCGGAGGATGGAGGCACGACGGTTCTGGATGAGGTTGACGTACTGGACCTTAACACCGTCCTCACGGTCTCAGAACCAGATAGCTG GCTTTATGTGAGTACCAAAGCCAAGCAGCACGGCGGGGACAGCAGCCGTGGCCTCAGCCCTCTCCAGTGGTGCAGGCAGGTCCTGGACCACCCGGGACCAGAAGTGGAACTGGCGAGGATGACTCTATGCCACAGATTGGACCAAG ccAAGCGTTGGCGAGGAGTCTCCCCCGTTCGTCCTCACAGCTGCATATACGGGCTGTCCACACTCAGCTGCCCCGTCCTGCCTTACTCCAAACCTGCTGCAATAACCGACACCACAG CTCTGGCGCAGTCGCCGTCATCGTCTGGCCCCGCCCTCCCACTCAGGCCCAACCTCAGCCTGGACAGGGCCCCCACCTTTCTGTCGAACTCCACCTTGCACA ATTTTGGCCAGCGGCATGCGGCCATCAGCCCCCAGTCTTCCCTGGACAGCGAGGCGGGTATTTCAGAGATGGAGGACGACTCCATCTCCATGGGGTACAAACTGCAGGACATGACGGACGTGGAAGTCATGGCCCGCCTTCAGGAGGAGA GTCTGCGTCAGGATTACGCGTCTACCTCAGCGACGGTCAGTCGTCGCTGCTCCAGCTTCTCTTTGAACTCGCTGCGGCGCAGCGACGTGGAtctggaggaggacgacgaggaggacgaggatgaGGGTTACGACCAGCTCCCTCCTCCCCAGCCTAGACTCTTCCGCACAGGCTCGGTGCAACGAGGCTCCCTGCCCCACTCGCACACATTCTCCAGCTTCAGAGACTGTCGGCGCAGCTCCACCGCCTCATCTTTCTCACTTGGGGGCCTGGCGCCCTATACGGGGGCCGCCAGCCTGAGCGGGGAAACGCACGCGGCATACAGGAACAGCGCAG ACATTAGGCTGAGGAGAAGCATGCCCAACCTGATGCGAGCCCCCAGCATGCCGAGCGTTCCCAGTATCCCGAGTGTTCCCAGTATGCAATGCCTGGCTTCCCCCGTCACCCCCCCGTCCCATGGCCCCTCCTCCTTGCCAACCATGTCCTCCCTGCGCAGCAGCCTCAGCTTTGACTCGTCAAGCAGCCTCGCACGCCTCCAGTCCTCCA TTCCATTACCGGGCCAGCTGAGTCAACGCGTCCAGAGCGTTGGCAACTTCCCCGCCACTTCTCGTCAACCGCTCAAAGCCACCGCCTATGTCAGCCCCACTGTCCTGCAGGGCCCCTCCGCCTTGTCCTCCTCCACCAGCCTGCACTCCATCCCTGGCAGCACACCGCTGCCTCAGCCCCTTAAGCCCACCGCCAGCTCGGTACCACAGCCCATAAAGACCCCTGCTGCAGCCGCCCCGTCTGCTGTCCCCCGCAGCTCACTCCCTCGCCCCGCCTCCTTCGTGGCCCTTGGTGGAGCTCCACGCTCCAGCAAAATTATACAACCCACACGCAG TTTGCTGACACCCCCAAAGAGCCTAACCTCCCTAAGTACCCTGAGGGATGCCAGCTGGAAAGATGGCTGCTACTAA
- the scel gene encoding sciellin isoform X2 produces the protein MSSSLLKDDSWIRKDEDEYEAVDRDPNFGSSVLTQYRSTDSLNSPVAENKQIARSTSVQALSKRFSGSQDDLPTSSYSKSRVSYTQSSPSYRRNDEPNSSTTTTTVSKDGKITETTITSSLRKSPPKTSTFSERVQSFSKGAEDKLYDTLIPNAIKDETGDSRTRLSSSETRTLTRSINGPEDELYDTLLAKGISSAQSSSSYSTSSVTKRETVTMESSVAPLTTSYTSRSYTDEIPSARVTSYSVSSNLPSDDYSSKSGSYYYSSSTSSKPTYEYTSISNPTEYSSTTYRSLSDQMLSNPTTSVKTVYTSPDRTTLERELCTYCHKPFNGDAKMILDEMKISCHTFCFKCEVCNGTLGHLKAGDSMWVYNHMVHCQNCFDVTREKWRH, from the exons ATGTCTTCCTCTCTGCTAAAAGACGACAGTTGGATCAGAAAAGACGAGGATGAGTACGAAGCCGTTGA CCGAGATCCAAACTTTGGCTCATCTGTCCTCACCCAATACAGATCCACCGATAGTTTAAACAG CCCTGTggcagaaaataaacaaattgccAGATCAACGTCTGTACAGGCTCTCAGCAAGAG ATTCAGTGGGAGTCAGGATGACCTGCCAACCAG CTCCTACTCCAAATCCCGAGTCTCCTACACTCAGAG CTCCCCCTCCTACAGGAGAAACGATGAACCCAATTCAAG caccaccaccaccacagtgAGCAAGGATGGCAAAATCACCGAAACCACAATCACCAGCAGTCTTAG AAAAAGTCCCCCCAAGACTTCAACATTCAGTGAGCGGGTGCAGTCCTTCAGCAAAGG TGCTGAGGACAAACTGTATGATACGCTCATCCCCAATGCGATCAAAGATGAAACTGGAGACAG CAGAACAAGGCTCTCCAGCAGCGAGACTAGGACTTTGACAAGAAGCATTAACGG GCCTGAAGATGAGCTCTACGACACCCTGCTGGCAAAGGGCATCTCTTCCGCTCAGTCATCTTCATCTTACAG CACCTCGAGCGTGACGAAGAGAGAGACAGTGACTATGGAGAGTAGCGTAGCACCGCTAACTACATCCTATACCAG CCGCTCTTACACTGATGAAATTCCCAGCGCCCGCGTCACCTCGTACAGTGTCAGCAGCAACCTGCCCAG TGACGACTACAGCAGCAAAAGCGGCAGCTACTACTACAGCTCCTCAACCTCGTCCAAGCCCACCTACGAATACACCAGTATCAGCAACCCCACTGAATATAGTTCCACCACATACAGGAG CTTGTCTGACCAGATGCTCTCGAATCCCACGACGTCCGTCAAGACCGTCTACACCAGTCCTGACAG GACAACCCTGGAAAGGGAACTTTGCACTTACTGCCATAAGCCCTTCAATGGTGATGCCAAGATGATCCTGGATGAAATGAAGATCAGCTGCCATACTTTCTGCttcaag TGTGAGGTGTGCAACGGTACTCTGGGCCACCTGAAAGCGGGCGATAGCATGTGGGTGTACAACCACATGGTGCATTGCCAGAACTGCTTCGACGTGACCAGAG AGAAATGGCGCCACTGA